The genomic window TGTGCGCCGATGGAGAGAATAGACGAGACCGACGCCCAGATTCTGGACCTCGTCCAGCGCCGGGGCCGCATCAAGCGAAGCGAGGTCGCCGAGACGGTCGGGCTGTCCGTGCCGGCGGTGTCGGAGCGGATGCGCAAGCTCGAAGAGCGCGGCGTCGTCACCGGCTACCACGCCCGGCTCGACGCCCGGCGGCTCGGCTTCGACGTGGCGGCCTTCATCCGCGTCTCGTCCGTCGGCTCCGAGCACTACCCCACCTT from Bacteroidota bacterium includes these protein-coding regions:
- a CDS encoding Lrp/AsnC family transcriptional regulator, whose product is MERIDETDAQILDLVQRRGRIKRSEVAETVGLSVPAVSERMRKLEERGVVTGYHARLDARRLGFDVAAFIRVSSVGSEHYPTFIDRVTAMPAVQELHSITGEGSHLLKVRVRTTAALERLLADVQALPGVRGTQTSIVLSSMKESSRLPAEPMILERREAG